Part of the Lolium rigidum isolate FL_2022 chromosome 6, APGP_CSIRO_Lrig_0.1, whole genome shotgun sequence genome, CCTTACCGCCAGCGACACATTCATACTCCCTCTTTCTTTACTTCCATACGAGATCTGCTGGTGTAGCtacccaaaccctagctagcaatggaGGATTCCGCCACCCCCAAGGCCAAGGCCCTCGTCAAGCCAAGGAAAGAAATTACAGAGCAGCCTGGTAGGCTACTTAGCGTCAAGGCATGGGTGGTCGAAGCCAAAGCTAGCACCGCACAAGAGTAAGAGTACGAGCTTATCCTGGCCCTTCAGGCCAAGTCCAACGCAACATCAACGACATCGCCGCCCAAGATGCCGCCAGCCTGTTATCACCATCTCCATGGACTAGACTAGCAGTGTAGCTAACAAGTCTTTGACAAGTGCGGTCTCGTCCAAGATCACACGGCCGCCTCTTTGACCTCGGCCGCCAGCTATATCGACGGATGCGCTATGTGTTTTCCAGCATGTCCTCGCGTTGTCCCGGCTTGGCAGCTCCCGTTCCACATGGCCGGAGATCTCGTCCATGTGGGGCGGTGCGGAAATGTCTGTCCTCGAGCTCAATCGCACTCTTGCGACCATTGACTCAGTGTAGGAGGTAGGCAAGAGGAGGTCAGGGGCGATCCCCACCGCCAACATGCTCGTGCCCCGCAACATGTTTAACGGAATGGCAGAACCGATGATGGCCAACAAGGTATGCTTCCAACATCTCTTTTATTTGACCATTGCCATGTCAAAAAAGTTGTTTTCCTAATTTGCAATTATGTGTATGCATACTATGAGGACAAAGACTATTCCATCATTAACCATATGATCAATGTGGGTGGTCCTATGGATGATGAACTAGGGACCGAGAAAGAGACTCAACAAGATGAGCTCTCTATTGATGGGAGCCATTTGTTTGGGATTGATGTCGACCCTATGGATGATGCGACCCAACAGACATCGCAACACAAAAAAAAGGCCAAAGGACCAGAGGATACGCAATCAGGAAGGACAAGATGCTTTGTGAGGCTTGGATGATGATTGGACAAGATCCTGTTTGCCGTGCTGAGCAAAAAGGAGGTGCATATTGGCGGAGTGTTGGCAGGTACTTTCATGAGTGTAGGAAAATTCAATCCCTACAATTTTGAGACTGGTCAGAATGACACCACTCTTCAAAACATCCAACCAAAGTGCAATAAATTTAGCGGCGCATACAAGCATGTGCTAGCGCGACCAGTTAGCCGCGCCGGTGTTGTAGACATGGTAAACCCTCGTCAATTTTCAATATGCCAATGTACCCTTGTATTTGTGACTATATCTAATGGATTCTCATCTATATGTGTAGGTGCTCCAAGCTTTGCACTGCTTCAAGGAGCTCAAGGAGAACAAGCCATCCACGTTGACCCATTTTTGCAAAATGATAAAAGAGTGTACCAAGTgggtaacaagctatgcatcatacAAAAAGGGTCTAGAAGGATCGAAGATGCGTGGCAATGAATCATCCATCATCGATCTCGAAGAAGGTGGTCCAAGCACGAGTGACCGTGCGATTTGGCCGAGGGGCCGCAAGGCCACCGGGCAAGATCTCTATTGTAATGCTTCATCACTTGCATTGCATGAGATATTGAAGGGGTTGATTACTattacggttttgctatgtcttagtcaactgagaatttcttaagtctaagtcacttacaaaaaagtacttgggttgcacttttctgttaaaaaagtgcaattgcacttttctaccaAAAATGTGCAACTGAATGAAGTcgcacttttctttgaactccggttgcacttttctgaggtgacttagacttaagaaaatcttacTATTAACAAGAGTGACTACACTTACGAAAGACGGAATGACCACGGAGTGCGGTGCTCACACAGTTTTACTGCTACAGCCTGGCCTGACGGGCCCTGTGGTTGCCAAAGTTTTGCCCAAGGAAAGTTTGCATGGCCAAAGGCCGAGCTGATGGCGCGCCTTGGTCAACGGCAGGGCCAGGATCATCCACCAACCACTGCACAAGAATTGAAGCCATGGATACACATCTCCTTCCCAGGATCGACCGCTAGCTGGAACCCGAATCAAAAGCTCGGAGAGGCAAATGGATTTATTTATTGCCACTGTGAAGCTGATGAACACATTGCCATGGCCAAGGGCAGTCCACCATGAGTCCATGGCCTTCGTCCTGTCTACTCGGATCGGTAGAGAAGGGCTTGATGGCGCGCAATGAATGCCCTCGCCAACCACTCGCTGGTGTCATCTCTGCGACCCTGCGACCTCCATTTACGACGCGCTCTCTCACACCTCATCAATTTCCATGGCGCGTTGGTCTGGTGGCTTCTGCGCCCCGCTATTTATACAGCCCGCTCTTCGCCAGTGTCCATCACTTCACTTCACTCcaccactccactccactccactaCACCGGCGcatcggaggaagaagaagaagcagctgCAGCAAGCGGCCATGGGGGCGCCGAAGAGAGCTGTCCTCGCCAGCCTCCTGCTCGCCGCGCTGGCCACCCAGGCCTTCGTTGCTGTCTCGGCCAGGAGCGGCCCGACGGACAAGGCTACCCAAGGTGAGGAGATCTCTTCTTGTTTGTACTGCAACTTGTGCCTTGGTAGTGTAGCTAGCCATGCATGAAGCTAACTCTGTAGCGCTTGTACTGACAATGTCGTGGTCGTACGTGCATGCAGATGACGTGAAGAAGCCGGACTGCGTGCCGGCCCTCGACCCGCGCTCCTGGCCCGGCGGCCATCCCGGAACCACCGTGCCGCTCCCCTCGCACGGAGGCTCCTCTGGGTCGTCGTCGCCGCCTTACCATGGAGGCTCCGGCACGACGCCCTCTCACGGCAGCTCCTCCGGGTCGTCGCCGCCTTACCACGGCGGCTCCGGCACGTCGCCGTCGCACGGAGGCTCCGGCTCTATTCCTGACCCGTCCCACGGCGGGTACGGAACGCCGCCTTCGCACGGGAGCTCCGGCTCGATCCCCGACCCGTCGCACGGCGGAGGAGGCTACGGGACCACCCCAGCTGCGCCGTGGCACGCCTCCCCGACGCCGTCCACTGGCAGCGGTGGCTACGGGAGCTCACCCACCACTCCGTCGCACGATGGAGGAGCCTACGGCGGATCTACACCGTCGCACAGCAGCGGCACGGCGACGCCCACACCGTTCGTCCCCGTCGACCCCAACAGCGCCGGGACATGCGAGTAAGCCACGTCACCTGACATGCATTTCCTTTTCGCAAATATGTGTGACTGACATGCTGGGCCAGTACTTGACACTGCACTCGTTTCTTTTCGTACGTAGCTACTGGAGGTCGCACCCCATGCAGATCTGGTCGGCGCTGGGGAGCTGGCCGAGCTCCATGAGCCACTTcttcggcgcggcgggaggagccgccgccggcggGACTTCGTCGAACGTGAGCATCCAGGACGCGCTGGCCAACACCAGGACCGACGGCGCCGGCGCGCTGCTGCGGGAGGGCGCCGCGGCGCTGCTCAACTCCATGACCCGCTCCGGGTTCCCCTACACCACCGACCAGGTCAGGAGCGCCTTcgtggcggcggccgccggcggctcCGACAGCGCCGCGGCGACCCAGGCGGCGGCGTTCAAGAAGGCCAACGAGGGCAGCAAGGCGTAGATGGAGAGCTTCTAGCTAGGACTTTGTGTTGCATGCGTGCATGTGTTTGATTACGCGGGACTTTGTGTTGCTTGATTGTTGATGGTCTGGTTGTGttcgtgttggtgttggtgtattCGTGGGCTTGGATCTATCGTACCTACGTGTTGTAATGACTCGTGTTTAAGTTTTTGCAGTCTCGTACTGGTCTCAATGAATGAACTACGACAGTACCCTACTACAGTACCAAATAGGTGTGGCCTGTTGGTGTAGGTATTCAAAACTTCAAATGGAGGAATATATGCTTCTGCCACCGGAAAGAACAATTTTAAGTGTCAAAGAAAATCCAAATAAAAATTCCACACGCCTAAATCAACATTCTATATGCAGCTGGCCAAGCTTCGTGGAGAATCGACATTTTGTGTCCTATgtaaaaaaagataaagaaatatcTCACGAGAGCTTTTATAATTTTGGAAATCGAAGAAGAGCTTTTgtttagcaccgaattttatcATTTTTACATGACATAAAGAAATATCAGTATCCTCGTGAAACAATTTTGTGAGCACATAGAAAGATACACGCACGGGCGGAGCATAGTGGAGGCGAAAGTGGCTGCTGCCCcctaaaaagataaaaaaatatctTACAAGAGCTTTTATTATTTTGAAAATGGAAGAAGAGCTTTTGTTTAGCACCGCATTTTATCATTTTTACATGACATAAAGAAATATCAGTATCCCGTGAAACGATTTTGTGAGCACATAGAAAGATACACGCACGGGCGGAGCATAGTGGAGGCGAAAGTGGCTGCCCCCCTCCCCCTCCAAAACGCAATATACTTTTACTAGGTATTCAACCCATTAGCAGACCCAGCCGGCCAGCCCAATTTCACTTCTATTTTCCCCAGCTCAATCACATAAACCAACCGCTAACAAACACCATCGCGGCCGCTGATCTCTGTGGCGAGTTAGGTCTCCCGTTGATCTCTCTCCTCGCTCCTCGATCCTCCTCCTGGCGCCGTGACGCGATCCAAGTTGGCGGTTACTACTCCGCTCGCCCCCTGCGCCCATGCATGCACGCACGCGACCCGGCCACCGGCCAGCCGGGGAAACGCCATCACCCGGATAGGTATATGTTTCTGAATTCTGATCTTTTTTCCAGTTGAGAGCTGGGATGAACTAGAAGCCCATGAATCCACTGGATTGCTCAATTTGCTTCAAATATTCCATATGAAGATTTAATTTCTGATTTCAAAGCTAAGAAGAACCGAAGAGCATTTAGTAGTATCTCACATATGTTCTACCACTTTCTCCATTTTCTTATGCTTGTCTGATATTTTGTATGTAATTTGCCCCCTCTTATattttgttcacgctccgccaCTGAATACACGGGTGTCATTTTCTGCCGGCTTTTTTAACACTTCGAAATGTGTTTAAAATGCATCTCACAAATCAGGAGCCTATGTTCCTGGGTGCAAAAATGCCATGTCCAGAATACTGGCTtcattttctcttcttctttgtGGGCATGTTTACCTGAGCATTGCGATGATGATGTACTTCCTCATGGGCTAAGCCGATCTATTTCTAGATCAAATTATTTACGCTACTGAAATACCCTGGACCTCTGAATATCTGTGTCACCTTCTCTTCATAATGTTGCTCTCATGCAGAGAAATTGAAGAGAGGTCTACATTGGTTACGTCAAGGGCCGTTGCGATACTAGCACTAGCATGATCTTGACCATTATGAGAGTTTAATTATGCTTTTTTTGTTAGTTTAATCCGACGTTGTGTTTGTCTTTCTGCTCTTCGATCTAAGTTATTTGACAAGATAGAATCATGTTTGGCATCTCGTTTCCCACATTGAGGAGCATTTGAACGCTCTGGTCATCCATAAATTAATTATATATGATGCCCGTTGTGGCacagaaaaatatgaaaaattcttAAAATTTAAAAACTTGGCACTCCATTGTGCGCCACGAGTTTCTTTCTCGGGACCTTTTTCAAACCCTTCTTTGTCAACTCTACAGATTTCTCCATCGACTTCGACAACATCACGTGCATCTGCTCCACCGACGCCTTCATCGCCGTCGACTAAATGCAGGCTGACAACACCCATATTTACTTCCTCTGCAGTTCTTGCTCCGGAGCAACCGTGCCGCTCCTTGAGTTGGCTGCCCTCTTTGGCCGAGTTCCCAAGCTCTTCCACATCTTCAAGGTGTCCATGTGGTCGACCCCGGACGACGTCATCGTCCTCATGACCAACAACCGGAACTACCCTGGCATCTTGGTTTGGACATGCAAAGGTTTCTGGTCGCCCTCAGCATCTGTATCATCGATGTTGCGTTTCTTGGAGACTAACTCTATGGTTTCACATGTGCTGACAGAAACACCCCTCTCGGGGTGCACGGTCTCGGACTTTTCACCCGAGCTATCGCATTTCGGACATTTCACCCGAGCTATCGCATTTGATGACGATGGCATACCTATGGTTACCAATGTAAGGCTTGTCATTCGGCTTGATAATGAATCTGATGATTGGTGCATcattgatgagagtgatgatgatgaccataATGATGATCacaatgacgaggaggaggcccaTGACGATAATGGTGAGGATGAAAAAGATGCCGAGCTTGATGATGAAATCAATCGTGGCATAGTGAATCATCACAATGCTCACGTAAATGGGCATGTTTACGTGAGCATTGTGATGATTCTGTACATGCTGGCATCCAGGTATCGTCACCCCTCACGGGCTAAAGTCATATCTACTCCATAATTGTTTGCGCTACATGTGTGTGTCACTTTCTCCCATGCAGAGAAATTGACTCTCATGCAAAGAAATTCAGAGAGGTCCACATTGGTTATTATCAAGGGCCGTTGCGACCAGCATGGGAGTTTAATATGCATTTCTTTTGTTAGTTTGATTTGACGGTTTGGTTGTGTTGCCGCTCTTTGATATAAATCACACGTAGTTTTAAGTTTCTACGGCAAGATAGAGCATCTTGCTTCCCACATTGAGGAGCTTATACATGAGCATTGGGGAGCTTTTGCACGCTCTGTTCGTCGCCTTCCTCCAGTCTAGACGTATAAATGGGCTCGAAATTCGACAATCTCAGCACAATATAAGTAGAGAACAGCGCAACGAGGCAAATTCGGCCCATTTATGAAGACCCGCTCAACCCTGTGGCGCATCCAAAGTTCCAAACATAATTTCTCAAGCATTTTTGGTCATCAGAGGAAGAAATAGGTCAAAAAGCCCATTTATGAAGACCCGCTCAACCCTGtgctactctttttttttttggtaacaaCTCACAAACGTCCTAACGTGGAATGTACAATACTATGTACCATACCTGTAAAAATCAGACAGGAGACAAGCCTTTGTAACAGTTTCAGAGGTCAGTCTATCTAACACCAGATCCCGACAGCTGAGTCCTGTCACATTCAGGCAAAGTGTAAGCTTATTTCCCGCTGCACGTATCAGGTATCCGGATGCCGCTCAAGAGGTAGCCACCAAACGGCTTCATTCTCATGTGTGGATGAGTGCGCGATGGAAGGACCTGCAAAAAAGAGGACCACATGATTCTATCACTCACACTACTATTTCTTTCGTAAAGGAGGATGTAAGCAGACGAGTTAGCTAGCACAGATGTTCTTCCTATCTATTGCAAATTGTCTAGATGTAAACAATCCAGATATATTAGTTCGATTAATGTACTGACCTGGTATTCACGAAACCAGGGTTCAGAAATATGCAATTCGACAGCCATTTTTGATACTTTCAGGCTGCGCATGCATGTCGCAAGAGGCTGCGTGTAGATATAACTCAAGATAAGTAACAAGAAAAATGACCTTCTAGTAAAGAGAATTCTGAAATGAGGATGTCATAAACATCAAGTTAATGTGCCCGCAAAATTAAAGCAATAATGTTGTCAAGCAATAGAAAATGGTGGTACAGTTACACATATCTTTTGCTGAAATTTAATCTAGAGAGCTAAGCTCTCCATTTGAATGCGGTTAACTAAAGACCAGTTGGTACGAAGAGGCTTGTTTCTTTGCCAATGTCAAGAAATATATACCTCGAGATGTTGGTGATAGACAGCAAATGGAGCCGAATAAGACAATAGTGGAAGCAGATCAGTAACCAAACTTCCTACCTCATGCTCCGGAGCAGCAACAATGAAGCTAAATTAGCACGAAACCATCATATTACTAAGGATACTGAACTCCTTACTGCAGCACTATTATAGCTTGCCTTACCTGCTGAAACCATATTCTTTCCAATATTTCATCCTCTCTGATGATGGTGTATTTCCTGCTTTAAGTGATCTGGAAGCTACTGAGGTGCGCTCAATGCCACTTCTGCAATCTACAGATCAACATGCTGTCAAGCCAAAAAAAAATACGTTGTTTCTTGTACAGATTTCTTCGTATTAGCTTTCCAATGGCTTACCTGACAAAGGGTTACCACTTTGATTAAGGTGCTCATCCACTGAGGGCTCAGAAACTTCTACATCAACTGTCTGTAGATTCTCAGCTGATATTGTAACAACATCAACAGATTGTGCCAGATATGACTGAGTACTCTCATCTGATACGTGACTAGGTCCGACCCCCTCACCATGAATGGTATCACTGAGAACACATGAGGCATTGCCAGGATTTCTCAAGGAGTAGAGGTCGCTAAATGGTGACTGGACAATCCTAAATGAAATGCTTATGATAATCAGTATAACTCATTAATCAGTAACTGTATATCGAACTATATAATGGAGGACTGAGCATTTTCTACTTTAATCATGATTTGTACTACTACATATGGAACTCTAGGaatggtatcatcaataatgcaaGAGGCATTGCCAAAGTTTTGCAAGAAACAGAGACCGCTAAATGGTGTCTGGACAATCCTGAACGgaatatttatattataataataatGACTTACATGGTATGACTTAATAAGTATCAAGAATATGTTGAACTATATGATGGAGTGGTGGACATTTTCTTCTTTAATTATGATTGCTACTGCTTCATATGGATCTCTATGACTTTAGTGTATGGAGGTACAATTCAATGAGTAATTGATGGCACACACTCAAATTTAAATTGGGGTGAAGATAGCTTAGTGTGTCATGTCTGAAATTATGATAATGAATTTTCCAACACAATTCGATTAGAAATATAGATTCTGC contains:
- the LOC124659491 gene encoding protodermal factor 1-like, translating into MGAPKRAVLASLLLAALATQAFVAVSARSGPTDKATQDDVKKPDCVPALDPRSWPGGHPGTTVPLPSHGGSSGSSSPPYHGGSGTTPSHGSSSGSSPPYHGGSGTSPSHGGSGSIPDPSHGGYGTPPSHGSSGSIPDPSHGGGGYGTTPAAPWHASPTPSTGSGGYGSSPTTPSHDGGAYGGSTPSHSSGTATPTPFVPVDPNSAGTCDYWRSHPMQIWSALGSWPSSMSHFFGAAGGAAAGGTSSNVSIQDALANTRTDGAGALLREGAAALLNSMTRSGFPYTTDQVRSAFVAAAAGGSDSAAATQAAAFKKANEGSKA